One region of Chlorobiota bacterium genomic DNA includes:
- a CDS encoding TonB-dependent receptor, with translation MQKKFPLLLLPFCLIITTAYGQQPQDTTRRASKLDTSQVLKKREVTVTGERIPEVGRLDPIKGTYIYAGKKNEVIQLTNTGSNIAEKTGRQVFAKVPGIFVYDMDGSGNQINISTRGLDPHRGWEFNLRKDGVITNSDMYGYPASHFSMPLESIERIELVRGTGSLEYGAQFGGMVNYITKKPDTTKEISSEIISTIGSFGLYSNYISVGGKIGKTTYNAYGSRRGSDGYRDNSRTISDAEQITLSHEFSANATLQAEISRSYYLFQIPGPLTDSMFHQNPRMSTRSRNYFNPEIYIPSLSFNWKFNEHSELYLLASAVLGDRNSIQYDKPANIRDSINAATLSFNSRQVDIDNFNSYTAEARFRHQYELFDLYSTVVAGAQYMNNDLHRRQLGKGSTGSDFDLELTDPNFGRDLHFKTNNVALFIENNFKLSDALSINAGIRTEYGTSQMTGLISYLPENEVPNTIDHKFSLFGGSIEYAVADQSNIYAGFSQAYRPVIFKDIIPASTYERVDKNLQDADGYNLDLGFRGKWDIFRWDASVFQVQYNNRLGTLSESDSSGGFYLYRTNIGNSYTNGVELFVEANIKISSGLSTSIFSSTSYMNARYQDASVKSGNANINVTGNKVETVPELITRNGLTLKIGDVNFSMLYSYVGESYADALNTGTPSATGSVGVVPSYGLLDINATFRVNDMLNIRANINNVTDKQYFTKRPSFYPGPGVWSSDGRSFSVTAAVQL, from the coding sequence ATGCAAAAAAAATTCCCCCTTCTGCTGCTTCCATTCTGCCTGATAATAACCACTGCATACGGGCAACAACCACAAGACACAACCCGCCGGGCTTCCAAGCTAGACACGTCGCAGGTTCTTAAGAAAAGGGAGGTAACCGTCACTGGAGAAAGGATTCCAGAAGTTGGCAGGCTGGACCCAATCAAAGGGACTTATATCTACGCTGGCAAGAAAAATGAGGTGATACAGCTTACCAACACGGGATCCAACATCGCCGAGAAGACTGGAAGGCAAGTGTTCGCCAAAGTCCCAGGAATTTTCGTCTATGACATGGATGGGTCGGGCAATCAAATAAACATATCAACAAGGGGACTTGATCCGCATCGAGGCTGGGAATTTAATCTTCGAAAGGATGGGGTTATTACCAATTCGGATATGTACGGGTATCCAGCCAGCCATTTTAGCATGCCTTTGGAATCTATCGAACGCATTGAATTGGTGCGAGGGACGGGGTCGTTGGAATATGGCGCACAGTTTGGTGGCATGGTCAACTATATCACCAAAAAACCAGATACAACAAAAGAGATCAGCAGTGAAATTATCAGCACTATTGGGTCTTTTGGATTATATAGCAACTACATCAGTGTTGGTGGAAAAATCGGGAAAACCACCTACAACGCGTATGGAAGCAGAAGGGGATCCGACGGATACCGCGACAACTCGCGCACGATAAGCGACGCGGAGCAAATAACCCTAAGCCACGAGTTTTCGGCAAATGCAACCCTTCAAGCAGAAATCTCTAGGTCATACTATCTTTTTCAGATTCCTGGCCCCCTTACCGACAGCATGTTCCACCAGAACCCGCGCATGTCAACACGGTCAAGGAATTATTTTAATCCGGAAATATACATTCCATCGCTCTCCTTCAACTGGAAATTCAACGAGCATTCGGAGCTATATCTGCTGGCTTCGGCAGTGCTGGGCGACCGGAACAGTATTCAGTATGACAAACCAGCGAATATTCGCGACTCAATCAACGCAGCCACGCTTTCATTCAACAGCCGCCAGGTTGATATAGATAATTTTAACAGCTACACTGCCGAGGCGCGATTCCGGCATCAATACGAATTATTCGACCTGTACAGCACCGTCGTCGCAGGCGCGCAATACATGAACAACGACCTTCATCGCAGGCAATTAGGGAAAGGGAGCACGGGAAGCGATTTTGATTTAGAGCTTACAGACCCCAATTTTGGCAGAGATCTTCATTTTAAGACGAACAACGTTGCTCTATTTATCGAAAATAATTTCAAGCTGTCGGATGCCCTCTCGATCAATGCTGGAATTAGGACGGAGTATGGAACATCCCAGATGACCGGCTTGATTTCCTACCTCCCAGAAAATGAAGTTCCAAACACCATTGACCACAAATTCTCCCTGTTTGGCGGAAGCATTGAATATGCTGTTGCGGATCAATCAAACATCTATGCCGGTTTTTCCCAAGCATACCGTCCGGTGATTTTTAAGGACATTATTCCGGCATCAACATACGAGCGTGTGGATAAGAACTTACAGGATGCCGACGGCTACAACCTTGATCTAGGATTCCGTGGGAAGTGGGACATTTTCCGGTGGGATGCAAGCGTTTTCCAAGTTCAGTATAACAACCGATTAGGCACGCTATCGGAAAGCGACTCCAGCGGCGGATTTTACTTGTATCGAACGAATATTGGGAATTCCTACACAAATGGGGTAGAGTTGTTTGTTGAAGCTAATATTAAAATCAGCTCTGGGCTATCCACATCTATTTTTTCATCCACATCATACATGAATGCCCGATACCAAGATGCAAGCGTTAAATCTGGGAATGCAAATATCAACGTGACAGGGAATAAGGTTGAAACGGTTCCTGAGTTAATTACCCGCAACGGATTGACGCTCAAAATCGGCGATGTTAATTTCTCAATGCTCTACAGCTACGTAGGGGAGTCATATGCGGATGCGTTAAATACGGGAACCCCATCGGCAACTGGTTCTGTTGGGGTTGTTCCATCCTACGGCTTGCTTGATATCAATGCAACATTTAGGGTGAATGACATGCTGAATATCCGTGCGAACATTAACAACGTTACCGATAAGCAGTATTTCACCAAACGCCCTTCGTTTTATCCTGGGCCTGGCGTGTGGTCCTCCGATGGAAGAAGTTTTTCGGTAACGGCGGCGGTGCAACTTTAA
- a CDS encoding glycosyltransferase family 2 protein — translation MSASQSFSHGPGLPLSVCIVAHNEQENIVRTLRSVVGWAAQVVVLDCESSDTTAALAEANGAEVHHGPNLIPEISKNNSFLFAREEWILLLDADEVIPDPLKREIEQAIARNPIENGFRMPRRNFYFGTPLMHGGNYPDRQLRLFRSGRGKFPGKGYHETLMIDGSVGLLNEPFDHFTYPTFAVWFHKFEWYTRYEASVYQQKGIPITSRTIWKYMILTPLRRWLKRLFLKQGIRDGVPGVLAATFDLMTKVVGFGRYWEMEKNKKQ, via the coding sequence ATGTCTGCCTCCCAATCATTCAGCCATGGCCCTGGGCTTCCGCTTTCGGTTTGCATCGTTGCCCACAACGAGCAGGAGAATATCGTCCGGACGCTTCGTTCGGTGGTGGGGTGGGCGGCGCAAGTGGTGGTGCTGGATTGCGAAAGCAGCGACACCACAGCGGCACTGGCCGAAGCAAACGGAGCCGAGGTTCATCACGGTCCAAATCTTATCCCAGAAATCAGCAAGAACAACAGTTTCCTGTTTGCCCGCGAGGAGTGGATACTTCTGCTTGATGCCGACGAGGTGATCCCCGATCCATTGAAGCGTGAGATTGAGCAGGCAATTGCGCGCAACCCCATCGAAAATGGCTTCCGCATGCCACGCCGCAATTTCTACTTTGGCACGCCGCTGATGCACGGGGGGAATTATCCAGATCGGCAGCTGCGATTGTTCCGGAGTGGGCGCGGGAAATTCCCGGGAAAAGGGTATCACGAGACCCTGATGATTGATGGATCCGTGGGGTTGCTGAACGAGCCATTTGACCATTTCACCTATCCCACATTTGCCGTCTGGTTCCATAAATTCGAATGGTACACCCGCTACGAGGCCAGCGTATATCAGCAGAAGGGGATACCAATCACCAGCCGCACAATCTGGAAATACATGATCCTGACACCGCTGCGCCGTTGGTTAAAGCGGTTATTCCTGAAGCAAGGCATTCGCGATGGAGTTCCGGGTGTGCTGGCCGCAACGTTCGACCTGATGACAAAAGTGGTGGGATTCGGGCGATACTGGGAAATGGAAAAGAATAAAAAACAATAG
- a CDS encoding J domain-containing protein, with translation MNALILHPDIHNRRQRIAAHRHELATLFAERLKLNFEILPQLRQTVAELFGDLERKIQERTLEMSERRRMVELFSIKLDRGQRIDARMVELVMKAVHNEFGRVRRRMRQELDSEAIRDGGFRIHRRRAEHTSDSPRQAEREVQTLYRQLAKRLHPDVNRAADELADKYWEVVQQGYHRGDLAILRTVANVLEAANSIHATPMEFADSLAAEERQLLAALKSERRVVAALKSQEPYSIREGLSDPQWIAARQEQMGQELASIEEEIAKCDRFLTPVLSAVHYVNSPEAVQTIWSNFVETMYVNNR, from the coding sequence GTGAACGCGCTGATCCTTCATCCCGACATCCATAACCGCCGCCAGCGGATTGCCGCCCACCGCCATGAGCTTGCCACGCTGTTTGCCGAGCGATTGAAGCTGAATTTTGAGATACTCCCACAGCTGCGCCAAACCGTTGCCGAGTTGTTTGGCGACTTGGAACGGAAGATTCAGGAACGGACGCTGGAGATGAGCGAACGCCGCCGGATGGTGGAGCTTTTCTCGATTAAGCTGGACCGTGGCCAGCGAATAGATGCGCGGATGGTGGAGCTGGTGATGAAAGCGGTCCACAACGAGTTCGGGCGGGTTCGCCGCCGAATGCGGCAGGAGCTGGATAGCGAGGCGATCCGCGACGGCGGGTTCCGGATACACCGGCGGCGTGCCGAACACACTTCCGACAGCCCGCGCCAAGCCGAGCGCGAGGTTCAGACGCTCTATCGCCAGCTTGCGAAACGGCTTCATCCCGATGTGAACCGGGCCGCCGACGAGCTTGCCGACAAATATTGGGAGGTGGTTCAGCAAGGGTATCACCGCGGGGACCTTGCCATACTTCGGACCGTGGCCAACGTGTTGGAAGCGGCCAACAGCATCCACGCAACGCCGATGGAGTTTGCCGACAGCTTGGCCGCCGAGGAGCGCCAGCTTCTTGCCGCGCTGAAATCGGAACGCCGTGTGGTGGCTGCGCTGAAATCGCAAGAACCATACTCCATCCGCGAAGGATTATCGGACCCGCAATGGATTGCCGCACGCCAGGAACAGATGGGCCAGGAGCTGGCCAGCATCGAGGAAGAGATCGCAAAGTGCGACCGGTTTCTAACGCCGGTTCTCTCCGCCGTCCACTACGTCAATTCCCCGGAAGCCGTGCAAACCATCTGGTCCAACTTTGTGGAAACGATGTACGTGAACAACCGGTAG
- a CDS encoding PQQ-dependent sugar dehydrogenase, with protein MTVHTRFRFPTLALACIAIVGLMEGCGGAAQFLYQNESTPAIRRDTLAGGTARTTLQNPQDSINGVVKLAPVEMLGLREATIEVPSGLTAPPFDKPRTLMVPPGFKARVHAYDLGHPNDIVLRNDGTIFFSDMENGRVMALGPDGTKTTIADGLSSPFGLDLHEGVLYYCDENRVFRFDFSTPTTVTGTATMLTDRITDGGYNYTRTIRWMPADRKIYISVTSTTNNTPEDDLSSAVVLRMNDKKGDLPVTAIRGVRNTIAMAVHPETGEMWAIDNGTDYMSLDSPPEELNILKPNKHYGWPKLYSQNLVDPDRTEDKPPTSGLTTPVAEFQAHLEITDMAFYTGTAFGSDWRNAVLMTSYGERKISGTTEGCKVMRLRANNDGTGAVQSDIVTGFREADGAIWARPVGIAISNDGNTFYVTDDVNGVIYAFSK; from the coding sequence ATGACCGTACACACACGTTTCCGATTCCCTACCCTTGCACTGGCCTGCATCGCGATTGTTGGGCTGATGGAAGGCTGCGGCGGTGCCGCGCAGTTCCTTTACCAAAACGAAAGCACCCCGGCAATCCGCCGCGATACCCTTGCTGGCGGCACGGCACGCACAACGCTGCAGAACCCCCAAGACAGCATCAACGGTGTTGTGAAATTGGCCCCGGTGGAGATGCTTGGATTGCGCGAGGCCACGATAGAGGTCCCTTCTGGGCTGACCGCCCCGCCGTTCGATAAGCCCCGTACCCTGATGGTTCCGCCAGGCTTCAAGGCGCGGGTGCACGCTTACGATCTTGGCCACCCCAACGACATCGTGCTGCGGAACGACGGAACGATCTTCTTCAGCGACATGGAAAACGGCAGGGTAATGGCGCTTGGCCCCGACGGCACAAAAACCACTATCGCCGACGGATTAAGCTCCCCCTTTGGCCTTGACTTGCACGAAGGAGTGCTCTACTATTGCGACGAAAACCGCGTCTTCCGGTTCGACTTCTCGACCCCAACCACAGTTACCGGAACCGCAACCATGCTGACCGATAGGATCACCGATGGAGGCTATAATTACACCCGAACCATCCGCTGGATGCCGGCCGACAGAAAGATCTATATCTCCGTCACCTCCACCACAAACAACACGCCGGAGGATGACCTGTCGAGCGCGGTGGTGCTGCGGATGAACGATAAGAAAGGGGACCTGCCCGTCACGGCAATTCGTGGGGTGCGGAACACCATTGCAATGGCCGTTCATCCCGAAACCGGGGAGATGTGGGCGATTGATAACGGAACCGACTACATGTCGCTTGATAGCCCGCCGGAGGAGCTGAACATCCTGAAGCCGAACAAACATTATGGATGGCCAAAACTCTACTCCCAAAACCTTGTTGACCCGGACCGCACCGAGGATAAACCGCCAACAAGCGGATTAACAACGCCGGTTGCCGAGTTCCAAGCGCATCTGGAAATCACCGACATGGCCTTCTACACCGGCACAGCATTCGGTTCCGACTGGCGTAACGCGGTGCTGATGACCAGCTACGGCGAGCGGAAGATTTCTGGCACAACCGAGGGGTGCAAAGTGATGCGCCTGCGTGCCAACAACGACGGAACCGGAGCGGTGCAATCCGACATCGTCACCGGATTCCGCGAAGCTGACGGCGCAATATGGGCGCGCCCCGTGGGGATTGCAATTTCCAACGACGGAAATACGTTCTACGTCACCGACGACGTAAACGGTGTGATTTATGCGTTCAGCAAGTAA
- a CDS encoding ATP-dependent Clp protease adaptor ClpS: protein MGNSFVIPIGIPIGIASGGIASGLESPDTETLLMDDVEVMLPAKVLLYNDHIHTFDEVITQLIKAVRCSSAQAEDYAHEVHTRGLACVYEGEMVECLKVSGVLEEIALHTAVEL from the coding sequence ATGGGGAACAGTTTTGTGATCCCGATTGGCATTCCGATTGGAATTGCCAGCGGTGGAATCGCCAGCGGGTTGGAATCGCCCGACACCGAAACCTTGCTGATGGACGACGTGGAAGTGATGCTTCCCGCCAAAGTGCTTTTGTACAACGATCATATCCACACCTTCGACGAAGTGATCACGCAGCTGATCAAAGCGGTTCGCTGCTCATCGGCTCAAGCCGAAGACTACGCCCACGAAGTCCACACCCGCGGCTTGGCGTGCGTCTATGAAGGGGAAATGGTGGAGTGCTTGAAAGTCAGCGGCGTTTTGGAAGAAATCGCCCTTCACACAGCGGTTGAATTGTAA
- a CDS encoding rhodanese-like domain-containing protein — MLKRLIMMATAAAMFVGAQSVHAQQGEKSCSKGEKSSCCTKKKMDQQQPSIGQIKEITKDDVATLLKNNGAMIVDARDADSYAAGHIDGAVSFASLQLPADKNAALVFYCGGLRCPAAGKAAKKAAEQGYTNVMVYKGGWADWSSNS, encoded by the coding sequence ATGCTTAAACGACTGATAATGATGGCAACTGCGGCAGCGATGTTCGTTGGCGCACAAAGCGTGCACGCTCAGCAAGGCGAAAAATCTTGCTCCAAAGGCGAGAAATCATCCTGCTGCACCAAGAAAAAAATGGATCAGCAGCAGCCCTCCATTGGCCAAATCAAGGAGATCACGAAGGACGACGTGGCCACATTGCTGAAGAACAACGGCGCAATGATTGTTGATGCCCGCGATGCCGACAGCTACGCCGCCGGCCACATTGACGGCGCGGTCAGCTTTGCCTCGCTACAACTTCCGGCCGATAAGAACGCCGCGCTGGTCTTCTACTGTGGCGGCCTCCGCTGCCCAGCCGCCGGCAAAGCCGCGAAGAAAGCCGCCGAGCAAGGCTACACCAACGTCATGGTCTACAAAGGAGGCTGGGCGGATTGGAGCAGCAATAGCTAA